The following coding sequences lie in one Acidimicrobiales bacterium genomic window:
- a CDS encoding epoxide hydrolase gives MGDGAIEAFRVAVPEAELEDLKGRLRRTRWPEAETVGDWSQGVPLAYLQELCRYWAEEYDWRATEARLNGFSQFRTEIDGLGIHLLHVRSPHDDALPLVMTHGWPGSVVEFLDAIGPLTDPPDPADAFHVVCPSLPGYGFSDRPAGTGWGTDRIAAAWAELMRRLGYDRYGAQGGDWGAAVTTGLAQVDPDHVAGIHLNMPVAGPATGGPELTGEELAALAAYDEHRKWGTGYSRQQSTRPQTLGYGLVDSPAGQCAWIVEKFWAWTDCDGHPENALTRDQMLNDVMLYWLPGTAASSGRLYWESLRDRRLDPVEVPTGCSIFPKEIARLPRSWVEGRFRDLRYWNEVDKGGHFAAFEQPELFVDEVRRFFRLVR, from the coding sequence ATGGGTGACGGAGCGATCGAGGCGTTTCGGGTGGCGGTGCCGGAGGCGGAGCTCGAGGATCTGAAGGGGCGGCTGCGGCGGACGCGGTGGCCGGAGGCGGAGACCGTGGGGGACTGGTCGCAGGGGGTGCCGCTGGCGTACCTGCAGGAGCTGTGCCGCTACTGGGCCGAGGAGTACGACTGGCGGGCCACCGAGGCGCGGCTGAACGGCTTCTCGCAGTTCCGCACCGAGATCGACGGGCTGGGCATCCACCTCCTCCACGTCCGCTCGCCCCACGACGACGCCCTGCCGCTGGTCATGACCCACGGCTGGCCCGGCTCGGTCGTCGAGTTCCTCGACGCGATCGGCCCGCTGACCGACCCGCCGGACCCCGCCGACGCCTTCCACGTGGTGTGCCCGTCGCTCCCCGGCTACGGGTTCAGCGATCGTCCGGCGGGCACCGGCTGGGGGACCGACCGCATCGCCGCCGCCTGGGCCGAGCTGATGCGGCGGCTGGGCTACGACCGCTACGGGGCCCAGGGCGGCGACTGGGGCGCGGCGGTCACCACCGGCCTCGCCCAGGTCGACCCAGACCACGTCGCCGGCATCCACCTCAACATGCCGGTGGCGGGACCGGCGACCGGAGGGCCGGAGCTGACCGGCGAGGAGCTCGCGGCGCTGGCCGCCTACGACGAGCATCGCAAGTGGGGGACCGGCTACTCGAGGCAGCAGTCCACCCGGCCGCAGACGCTCGGCTACGGGCTGGTCGACTCGCCGGCCGGGCAGTGCGCCTGGATCGTGGAGAAGTTCTGGGCCTGGACCGACTGCGACGGCCACCCCGAGAACGCCCTCACCCGCGACCAGATGCTCAACGACGTGATGCTCTACTGGCTTCCCGGCACGGCGGCCTCGTCGGGCCGCCTCTACTGGGAGAGCCTCCGCGACCGGCGGCTCGACCCGGTGGAGGTTCCCACGGGGTGCTCGATCTTCCCCAAGGAGATCGCCCGGCTGCCGCGCAGCTGGGTCGAGGGCCGCTTCCGCGACCTGCGCTACTGGAACGAGGTCGACAAGGGCGGCCACTTCGCCGCCTTCGAGCAGCCCGAGCTCTTCGTCGACGAGGTGCGCCGCTTCTTCCGCCTCGTCCGCTGA
- a CDS encoding SAM-dependent methyltransferase — protein sequence MADQAAAGSAWPESTKIDRTVAHESRVYDYLLGGSTNFEVDRKAALRAGAAVGGIDVARASARSSRLFLKQVMHHLALEAGVEQFLDIGTGIPDEGNVLSVAQAALPRARVVSVDNDPIVFAHTHALTKTTPEGAADFVEGDLRRPDAILRRAKATLDLDRPVAVLLLSVLHHVRDADDPAGIVAEFMRAVPSGSYLAVSHLTGDMRPEEMAKLSASVPADSSYVFAIRSHDEIARFFDGLDLVDPGIVPIDQWRPNAPDAPHEGHYHYGALAQKP from the coding sequence GTGGCGGATCAAGCGGCGGCGGGCAGCGCCTGGCCGGAGTCGACCAAGATCGACAGGACCGTGGCGCACGAGTCCCGCGTCTACGACTACCTCCTCGGCGGCTCGACCAACTTCGAGGTGGACCGCAAGGCGGCCCTGAGGGCGGGCGCGGCGGTGGGTGGCATCGACGTGGCGCGGGCGTCGGCGCGCAGCAGCCGGCTGTTCCTCAAGCAGGTCATGCACCATCTGGCGCTCGAGGCCGGGGTCGAGCAGTTCCTCGACATCGGCACCGGCATCCCCGACGAGGGCAACGTCCTCTCCGTCGCCCAGGCGGCGCTGCCCCGGGCCCGGGTCGTGTCGGTCGACAACGACCCGATCGTCTTCGCCCACACCCACGCCCTGACGAAGACCACCCCGGAGGGTGCAGCCGACTTCGTGGAGGGCGACCTGCGCCGGCCCGACGCCATCCTGCGGCGGGCCAAGGCCACCCTCGACCTCGATCGGCCGGTGGCGGTTCTACTACTCTCCGTGCTGCACCACGTGCGCGACGCCGACGACCCCGCCGGGATCGTGGCCGAGTTCATGAGGGCCGTGCCGTCGGGCAGCTACCTGGCGGTGTCGCACCTCACCGGCGACATGCGCCCCGAGGAGATGGCGAAGCTGTCCGCCTCGGTCCCCGCCGACTCGTCGTACGTGTTCGCCATCCGCTCCCACGACGAGATCGCCCGCTTCTTCGACGGCCTCGACCTGGTCGACCCCGGCATCGTCCCCATCGACCAATGGCGCCCCAACGCCCCCGACGCCCCCCACGAGGGCCACTACCACTACGGCGCCCTCGCCCAAAAGCCCTAG
- a CDS encoding SDR family oxidoreductase — protein MTRLAGSTLLVTGAARGLGRRLALQASARGARIVAWDLDGPGLEALADELGEALLARSVVDVTDRDSIAAGVDAVPGGAEAVDIVVNNAGVISGARLVDLRPEQIERTFAVNVLALYWVTQAFLPAMLRRDEGHVVTMASAAGLVGVARQTDYSASKHAAVGFMESLRAELRRDGAAVSTTTICPFYIDTGMFEGARSKLPWLLPILHEPDVAAKILQAVEQDKPVLRLPPIIGSLAVGRILPTRLFDRLMDLLGVNESMDDFVGRHSSSPGG, from the coding sequence ATGACCCGTCTCGCCGGTTCGACGCTGCTCGTCACCGGGGCGGCTCGCGGCCTCGGTCGCCGGCTCGCCCTCCAGGCCTCTGCCCGCGGCGCCCGCATCGTGGCCTGGGACCTCGACGGCCCCGGCCTCGAGGCCCTCGCCGACGAGCTGGGCGAGGCGCTGCTGGCCCGCAGCGTGGTCGACGTGACCGACCGCGACTCGATCGCCGCGGGTGTCGACGCCGTGCCCGGTGGTGCGGAGGCCGTCGACATCGTGGTGAACAACGCCGGCGTGATCTCGGGCGCCCGGCTGGTCGACCTGCGGCCCGAGCAGATCGAGCGCACGTTCGCCGTCAACGTCCTCGCCCTCTACTGGGTGACGCAGGCGTTCCTGCCGGCGATGCTGCGGCGCGACGAGGGTCACGTGGTGACGATGGCGTCGGCTGCGGGGCTGGTCGGTGTGGCCCGCCAGACCGACTACTCGGCGTCGAAGCACGCCGCGGTCGGCTTCATGGAGTCGCTGCGGGCGGAGCTGCGCCGGGACGGGGCCGCCGTGTCGACCACCACCATCTGCCCCTTCTACATCGACACCGGCATGTTCGAGGGCGCCCGGTCGAAGCTGCCGTGGCTGCTGCCGATCCTCCACGAGCCCGACGTCGCCGCCAAGATCCTGCAAGCCGTCGAGCAGGACAAGCCCGTGCTGCGCCTCCCGCCGATCATCGGCAGCCTGGCCGTCGGGCGCATCCTGCCGACCCGCCTGTTCGACCGGCTGATGGACCTGCTGGGCGTCAACGAGTCGATGGACGACTTCGTGGGCCGTCACTCTTCGTCACCGGGAGGGTGA
- a CDS encoding alpha/beta fold hydrolase — translation MSTVSKVLAGVLLASALVVTPGARAQASSSGVNDWSCQPSAAHPHAVVLLHGLGAPAYDHWSYHASYLAGRGWCVFYPTYGQGSPLFLNGGLRPIAESAEEVADYVDDVLAATGTAEVDLVGHSEGGFLSLYIPKMLNFGAKVHRAFAMASPTHGTSYAGVFGLADGLGIRATVNLLVTLFGCGACNDMVTGGPAVMDLNDGPVTVPGVEYTILASRFDVLVTPTETAFVYEPGVTNRYVQDTCPLDPVGHVGLAFDSGVGQMIANALDPAHATPVTCGIGPPV, via the coding sequence ATGTCGACCGTGTCGAAGGTCCTGGCGGGCGTCTTGCTGGCGTCCGCTCTCGTGGTCACGCCGGGCGCACGTGCGCAGGCGTCGTCGTCCGGCGTCAACGACTGGAGCTGCCAGCCGTCGGCCGCCCACCCCCACGCGGTGGTGCTGCTCCACGGCCTGGGCGCCCCGGCCTACGACCACTGGTCGTACCACGCCTCGTACCTGGCCGGACGGGGCTGGTGCGTGTTCTACCCGACCTACGGCCAGGGCTCGCCGCTGTTCCTCAACGGCGGCCTGCGCCCGATCGCCGAGTCGGCCGAGGAGGTGGCGGACTACGTTGACGACGTGCTGGCCGCCACCGGCACCGCCGAGGTCGACCTGGTGGGCCACTCCGAGGGCGGCTTCCTGTCGCTCTACATCCCGAAGATGCTGAACTTCGGGGCCAAGGTGCACCGGGCCTTCGCCATGGCGTCGCCCACCCACGGCACCAGCTACGCCGGCGTGTTCGGGCTCGCCGACGGCCTCGGCATCCGCGCCACGGTGAACCTGCTGGTCACGCTGTTCGGCTGCGGTGCCTGCAACGACATGGTGACCGGCGGCCCGGCGGTCATGGACCTGAACGACGGGCCCGTCACGGTGCCCGGCGTGGAGTACACGATCCTGGCGTCGCGCTTCGACGTCCTCGTCACCCCGACGGAGACGGCGTTCGTGTACGAGCCGGGCGTGACCAACAGGTACGTGCAGGACACCTGCCCGCTCGACCCGGTCGGCCACGTCGGCCTGGCGTTCGACAGCGGGGTGGGGCAGATGATCGCCAACGCCCTCGACCCCGCCCACGCCACCCCGGTCACCTGCGGGATCGGCCCGCCGGTCTAG
- a CDS encoding carbohydrate ABC transporter permease, translated as MSEVDSIERGLLSTFDWRQARTRWSMRLAQGGVLVLLLVTGLGPILWLAKAATSDTQDTLRTPMSLWPSGFDMENLSIAWNRADISKYFVNTLWVTLGACLAQLLVATTGGFVLSVLRPRYARVVTAAVLSTLFIPGIVVLVPLFLTVLDLPLFGTSLLNSYWAIWLPAGANAFNVLLVKRFMDNLPREVFEAARVDGAGPFRLLWYVVLPMSRPIVGVVAIFGVLNAWKDFLWPLIVLPDPDIQPLSVRLPTIRETVELDIFLAALLISMALPIVIFLVFQRLFLRGAGLGGAVKG; from the coding sequence GTGAGCGAGGTCGACTCCATCGAGCGGGGGCTCCTGTCGACGTTCGACTGGCGCCAGGCCCGCACCCGCTGGAGCATGCGCCTCGCCCAGGGCGGGGTGTTGGTGCTGCTGCTGGTGACCGGCCTCGGGCCGATCCTCTGGTTGGCGAAGGCCGCCACCAGCGACACCCAGGACACCCTCCGCACGCCGATGTCGCTGTGGCCCAGCGGCTTCGACATGGAGAACCTGTCGATCGCCTGGAACCGGGCCGACATCAGCAAGTACTTCGTGAACACCCTGTGGGTGACGCTGGGGGCCTGCCTCGCCCAGCTGCTGGTGGCGACGACCGGCGGGTTCGTGCTGTCGGTGCTGCGCCCCCGCTACGCCAGGGTGGTGACCGCGGCGGTGCTGTCGACCCTGTTCATCCCGGGGATCGTGGTGCTGGTGCCGCTGTTCCTCACCGTGCTCGACCTGCCCCTGTTCGGCACGTCGCTGCTCAACTCCTACTGGGCGATCTGGCTGCCGGCGGGTGCCAACGCCTTCAACGTGCTGCTGGTGAAGCGGTTCATGGACAACCTGCCGCGCGAGGTGTTCGAGGCCGCCCGGGTGGACGGCGCCGGGCCGTTCCGCCTGCTCTGGTACGTGGTGCTGCCGATGTCGCGGCCGATCGTCGGCGTCGTGGCGATCTTCGGGGTGCTCAACGCCTGGAAGGACTTCCTCTGGCCGCTGATCGTGCTGCCCGACCCGGACATCCAGCCGCTGTCGGTGCGCCTGCCGACGATCCGCGAGACCGTCGAGCTGGACATCTTCCTGGCGGCGCTGCTGATCTCGATGGCGCTGCCGATCGTGATCTTCCTGGTGTTCCAGCGGCTGTTCCTGCGCGGCGCCGGCCTGGGCGGCGCGGTCAAGGGCTAG
- a CDS encoding sugar ABC transporter permease — MNVLTRWVRNGGLSTFVLLLPLLLTFGYFAWFPIGRAVVMSFQETNLVDAPVWVGLDNFEHVLRDPRFWTSLRNTAYFTLLALLFGYPLPLVLAVLMSELRKARGIFSMLAYLPVVIPPVVAVLLWRFFYDAGDTGVFNTILGWVHLGPYPWIQDKTWAMPSLVMQATWANAGATVIIYLAALAGLSSELYDAAEVDGAGVWRKVWHVTLPQLRNVLLITLILQVIATFQVFTEPYLMTEGGPQGSTATVLLQIRDYAFRFNDYGAATALSVLLALFLAVLSAIYFRVTRAWSTT, encoded by the coding sequence GTGAACGTCCTGACCAGGTGGGTGCGCAACGGCGGGCTGAGCACGTTCGTGCTGCTGCTGCCGCTGCTCCTCACCTTCGGGTACTTCGCCTGGTTCCCCATCGGCCGTGCGGTGGTGATGAGCTTCCAGGAGACCAACCTGGTCGACGCGCCGGTGTGGGTCGGGCTCGACAACTTCGAGCACGTGCTGCGCGACCCCCGCTTCTGGACCTCCCTCCGCAACACCGCCTACTTCACGCTGCTGGCGCTGCTGTTCGGCTACCCGCTGCCGTTGGTGCTGGCCGTGCTGATGAGCGAGCTGCGGAAGGCCCGGGGGATCTTCAGCATGCTGGCCTACCTGCCGGTGGTGATCCCGCCGGTGGTGGCGGTGCTGCTGTGGCGGTTCTTCTACGACGCCGGCGACACCGGCGTGTTCAACACGATCCTGGGCTGGGTCCACCTCGGCCCCTATCCCTGGATCCAGGACAAGACGTGGGCCATGCCGTCGCTGGTGATGCAGGCCACCTGGGCCAACGCCGGGGCGACCGTGATCATCTACCTGGCCGCTCTGGCCGGCCTGTCGTCGGAGCTCTACGACGCGGCCGAGGTCGACGGTGCGGGCGTGTGGCGCAAGGTGTGGCACGTGACGCTGCCGCAGCTGCGCAACGTGCTGCTCATCACCCTGATCCTGCAGGTGATCGCCACCTTCCAGGTGTTCACCGAGCCGTACCTGATGACCGAGGGCGGCCCGCAGGGGTCGACCGCCACGGTGCTCCTGCAGATCCGCGACTACGCCTTCCGGTTCAACGACTACGGGGCGGCGACGGCGCTGTCGGTGCTGCTGGCCCTGTTCCTCGCGGTGCTCTCCGCCATCTACTTCCGGGTCACCCGGGCCTGGAGCACGACGTGA
- a CDS encoding extracellular solute-binding protein, which yields MRSTHRGLGVAVSIAMAMGLLVACGGDDDDEAGGSGGGGDPVAEIDEPVTINVSNLPPETEASVREAFMTRVEEFEDANPNITIEPEEWEWEQSTFGAQLAGNTLPTTFEIPFTYGQTLISRGQLADITAEVNDLPYAADFNPSVLDVIQDADDNIYGVPSAAYGMGLHYNRALFEEAGLDPDAPPTSWDEVREYAKTISEETGQAGYMQMTQDNTGGWVLTTHTYALGGRVEDGEGDEVTATLDNDGTREALETLQAMRWEDDSLGDNFLFDWAGINQEFAAGKIGMYLQGSDAYNSLVTENNVNPDDYGLTVIPLEGDASGVLGGGTIVGVKPDASAIERAAAVKWIDFFYMSKLTDETSAVADAEAVAGSDAPLGTPVLPVFDEATLAEQDGWIADYVNVPLDQMTGFKDNILSQELVAEPPAVGQELYAELDVVVQAILTDENADIDALLETANENVQALIDAEAG from the coding sequence ATGAGGAGCACGCACAGAGGCCTGGGGGTGGCGGTCTCGATCGCCATGGCCATGGGCCTGCTCGTCGCCTGCGGGGGCGACGACGACGACGAGGCCGGCGGTTCCGGCGGCGGCGGGGACCCGGTCGCCGAGATCGACGAGCCCGTGACCATCAACGTCAGCAACCTGCCTCCGGAGACGGAGGCCAGCGTCCGCGAAGCGTTCATGACGCGCGTCGAGGAGTTCGAGGACGCCAACCCGAACATCACCATCGAGCCCGAGGAGTGGGAGTGGGAGCAGAGCACGTTCGGTGCCCAGCTCGCCGGCAACACGCTGCCGACCACGTTCGAGATCCCCTTCACCTACGGGCAGACGCTGATCTCGCGGGGCCAGCTCGCCGACATCACCGCCGAGGTGAACGACCTGCCCTACGCCGCGGACTTCAACCCGAGCGTCCTCGACGTGATCCAGGACGCCGACGACAACATCTACGGCGTGCCCAGCGCCGCCTACGGCATGGGCCTGCACTACAACCGGGCCCTCTTCGAGGAGGCCGGGCTCGACCCCGACGCACCGCCCACCAGCTGGGACGAGGTCCGGGAGTACGCCAAGACCATCTCCGAGGAGACCGGCCAGGCCGGCTACATGCAGATGACCCAGGACAACACCGGCGGCTGGGTCCTCACCACCCACACCTACGCCCTGGGCGGCCGGGTCGAGGACGGTGAAGGCGACGAGGTCACCGCCACCCTCGACAACGACGGCACCAGGGAAGCCCTCGAGACGCTCCAGGCCATGCGCTGGGAGGACGACTCGCTGGGTGACAACTTCCTGTTCGACTGGGCAGGCATCAACCAGGAGTTCGCGGCCGGCAAGATCGGCATGTACCTCCAGGGCTCGGACGCCTACAACAGCCTGGTGACGGAGAACAACGTGAACCCCGACGACTACGGGCTCACCGTGATCCCGCTGGAGGGTGATGCCTCCGGCGTGCTCGGCGGCGGCACCATCGTCGGCGTCAAGCCGGATGCCTCGGCGATCGAGCGGGCCGCAGCGGTCAAGTGGATCGACTTCTTCTACATGTCGAAGCTGACCGACGAGACGTCCGCCGTGGCCGACGCCGAGGCCGTGGCCGGCAGCGACGCTCCGCTGGGCACACCGGTGCTGCCGGTGTTCGACGAGGCGACGCTGGCCGAGCAGGACGGCTGGATCGCCGACTACGTCAACGTGCCGCTCGACCAGATGACAGGGTTCAAGGACAACATCCTGAGCCAGGAGCTGGTGGCCGAGCCGCCCGCCGTGGGTCAGGAGCTGTACGCCGAGCTCGACGTCGTGGTGCAGGCCATCCTCACGGATGAGAACGCCGACATCGACGCCCTGCTCGAGACCGCGAACGAGAACGTCCAGGCGTTGATCGACGCCGAAGCCGGATAA
- a CDS encoding alpha-amylase family glycosyl hydrolase, which produces MVSGVTAGSEWWRRAAVYQVYVRSFADGNGDGVGDLAGVRARLPYLHDLGVDALWFNPWYPSPMADGGYDVVDYRAIDPAFGTLAEAEALITDARALGIRTIVDVVPNHVSDQHPWFRAALAAGPGAPERDWFWFRPGGGPDGNEAPNGWVSNFGGPAWTRTKNPDGTPGEWFLHLFAPEQPDLNWDHPAVRQEHEDILRFWFDRGVAGVRIDSAALLVKHPDLPEVDPDHAPGQHVHVDRDELHEIYRSWRRLADGYDEPRVLLGEIWLPDVRRMSLYLRPDELHSAFNLDFLTCPWEPARLRTSIRTTLQMHDDVGAPATWVLSNHDVTRLVTRYGREDTSFAFEAKRAGVPTDLALGRRRARAAALLALALPGSVYVYQGEELGLPEVEDIEPDRIQDPMHFRSGGVDPGRDGARVPLPWSGTATPYGFSPPDATAEPFLPQPDDWAGLTAEAQNEDPASSLTLYREALRIRRTDPDLHGRDLRWLDAPDPGVLAFARGARFACVVNLSDHPVELLAHAEVLLTSSPLEGERLVRDSAAWLRLRD; this is translated from the coding sequence ATGGTGTCGGGGGTCACAGCGGGGAGTGAGTGGTGGCGGCGCGCCGCGGTGTACCAGGTGTACGTCCGCAGCTTCGCCGACGGCAACGGCGACGGGGTCGGCGACCTCGCCGGCGTCCGGGCCCGGCTCCCGTACCTGCACGACCTCGGCGTCGACGCCCTCTGGTTCAACCCCTGGTACCCGTCGCCCATGGCCGACGGCGGCTACGACGTGGTCGACTACCGCGCCATCGACCCGGCGTTCGGCACGCTGGCCGAGGCCGAAGCGCTGATCACCGACGCCCGAGCGCTGGGGATCCGGACGATCGTCGACGTCGTCCCCAACCACGTGTCCGACCAGCACCCGTGGTTCCGGGCCGCGCTGGCCGCCGGCCCGGGCGCCCCCGAACGGGACTGGTTCTGGTTCCGCCCCGGCGGGGGCCCCGACGGCAACGAGGCCCCCAACGGCTGGGTGTCGAACTTCGGCGGCCCCGCCTGGACCCGCACCAAGAACCCCGACGGCACCCCCGGCGAGTGGTTCCTCCACCTCTTCGCCCCCGAGCAGCCCGACCTCAACTGGGACCACCCGGCGGTCCGCCAGGAGCACGAGGACATCCTGCGCTTCTGGTTCGACCGCGGCGTCGCCGGTGTGCGGATCGACTCGGCGGCCCTGCTGGTCAAGCACCCCGACCTCCCCGAGGTCGACCCCGACCACGCCCCCGGCCAGCACGTCCACGTCGACCGCGACGAGCTCCACGAGATCTACCGCAGCTGGCGCCGCCTGGCCGACGGCTACGACGAGCCCCGGGTGCTGCTCGGCGAGATCTGGCTCCCGGACGTCCGGCGCATGAGCCTCTACCTGCGGCCCGACGAGCTGCACAGCGCCTTCAACCTCGACTTCCTCACCTGCCCGTGGGAGCCGGCCCGCCTCCGCACCAGCATCCGCACCACGCTGCAGATGCACGACGACGTGGGCGCCCCCGCCACCTGGGTGCTGTCGAACCACGACGTCACCCGCCTGGTCACCCGCTACGGCCGGGAGGACACGTCGTTCGCCTTCGAGGCCAAGCGGGCCGGCGTCCCCACCGACCTGGCGCTGGGCCGCCGCCGCGCCCGGGCCGCCGCTCTGCTGGCGCTGGCGCTGCCGGGCTCGGTGTACGTCTACCAGGGCGAGGAGCTGGGTCTCCCCGAGGTGGAGGACATCGAGCCGGACCGCATCCAGGACCCGATGCACTTCCGCTCCGGCGGCGTCGACCCCGGCCGCGACGGCGCCCGCGTCCCCCTGCCCTGGTCGGGCACCGCCACGCCGTACGGCTTCAGCCCGCCCGACGCCACCGCCGAGCCCTTCCTGCCCCAGCCCGACGACTGGGCCGGCCTCACCGCTGAAGCCCAGAACGAGGACCCGGCGTCGAGCCTCACGCTCTACCGGGAAGCGCTGCGGATCCGCCGCACCGACCCTGACCTGCACGGCCGCGACCTGCGCTGGCTCGACGCACCCGATCCCGGTGTGCTCGCCTTCGCCCGGGGCGCCCGCTTCGCCTGCGTGGTCAACCTGTCGGACCACCCCGTCGAACTACTCGCGCACGCCGAGGTGCTGCTGACCAGCAGCCCTCTCGAAGGCGAGCGGCTCGTCCGTGACTCGGCTGCTTGGTTGCGGCTGAGGGATTGA
- a CDS encoding LacI family DNA-binding transcriptional regulator, giving the protein MAGRLTEVAAKVGVSEATVSRVLNGRPGVSAATTEAVLTALDVLGYERPTKLRGERAKLVGLVLPELQNPIFPAFADVVGGSLAQEGLTPVLCTHTVGMSEADYIQLLFEQRVSGVLFAGGLYSGKDGAHDHYYRLVERKLPTVLVNAGIDELPFPRVSCDDGVAAEQAVRHLLSLGHTRVGLILGPPDHVPSLRKLDAARASMKVAGLELPDDHIEYTRHSLEGGQAAASRLLGRGVTAVACASDPMALGAIRATRRAGLSVPKDFSVVGYDDSAFMNCTDPPLTTVRQPIEAMGRAAVDLLAGLIAGSPVDPDELLFEPELVVRGSTGPAPVARS; this is encoded by the coding sequence ATGGCCGGACGACTTACCGAGGTTGCAGCAAAGGTCGGCGTGAGCGAGGCGACCGTGAGCCGGGTGCTCAACGGGCGACCGGGGGTGTCGGCGGCCACCACCGAGGCGGTGCTCACGGCGCTCGACGTCCTCGGCTACGAGCGGCCCACCAAGCTGCGCGGCGAGCGGGCGAAGCTGGTCGGCCTGGTGCTCCCGGAGCTGCAGAACCCCATCTTCCCGGCGTTCGCCGACGTGGTGGGCGGGTCGCTGGCCCAGGAGGGCCTCACCCCGGTGCTCTGCACCCACACCGTGGGGATGTCCGAGGCCGACTACATCCAGCTGCTGTTCGAGCAGCGGGTGTCGGGTGTGCTGTTCGCCGGCGGTCTCTACAGCGGCAAGGACGGCGCCCACGACCACTACTACCGGCTGGTCGAGCGCAAGCTGCCGACGGTGCTGGTCAACGCCGGCATCGACGAGCTGCCGTTCCCACGGGTTTCCTGCGACGACGGGGTGGCCGCCGAGCAGGCCGTACGCCACCTCTTGTCGCTGGGCCACACCCGCGTCGGCCTGATCCTGGGCCCGCCCGACCACGTGCCGTCGCTCCGCAAGCTCGACGCCGCCCGCGCCTCCATGAAGGTCGCCGGCCTCGAGCTGCCCGACGACCACATCGAGTACACCCGCCACTCGCTGGAGGGCGGGCAGGCCGCGGCCAGCCGCCTGCTGGGCCGGGGCGTCACCGCCGTGGCCTGCGCCAGCGACCCGATGGCCCTCGGCGCCATCCGGGCCACCCGGCGGGCGGGCCTCTCGGTGCCGAAGGACTTCTCGGTGGTGGGCTACGACGACTCGGCCTTCATGAACTGCACCGACCCGCCGCTGACCACGGTCCGCCAGCCGATCGAGGCGATGGGCCGGGCGGCGGTCGACCTGCTGGCGGGCCTCATCGCCGGCAGCCCGGTCGACCCCGACGAGCTGCTGTTCGAGCCCGAGCTGGTCGTCCGGGGCTCTACCGGCCCGGCGCCAGTAGCGCGCTCTTGA